A stretch of Aerococcus urinaehominis DNA encodes these proteins:
- a CDS encoding MetQ/NlpA family ABC transporter substrate-binding protein — MKLKQLKWLGLALVTSLLLTACGQTNKQGASNIDDTKIIRVATSPGPYSELFLNEVKPVLEAQGYTIENRDFDDLQRVNVAIDEGSMDLNVEQHTLYMSNYNEEAGGNLVGLTPIPTVPTAIFGGTKDSLDQVQPGDIVAVSDDPADITRSMLLLEKAGWISLDPNVKPMDITENDIIENKAGVEFRFVKPAIIPRNLEDAAYGIIPGSTFYDSGMSSTDALLEEDMLPDLELQAVTRADEADSQWAKDLVAVYQSDDLKARIQEINAENDRVNWLWPTSLKNN; from the coding sequence ATGAAATTAAAACAGCTTAAATGGCTAGGCCTAGCCTTAGTAACCAGTCTTCTGCTAACGGCTTGTGGCCAGACGAATAAACAAGGGGCTAGTAATATCGACGACACAAAAATTATCCGAGTTGCTACTTCTCCCGGCCCTTACAGTGAACTCTTCTTGAATGAAGTGAAACCTGTTTTAGAAGCCCAGGGCTATACGATCGAAAATCGTGATTTTGATGACTTGCAACGGGTTAATGTCGCCATTGACGAAGGTTCTATGGACCTCAATGTGGAGCAACATACGCTCTACATGTCTAATTATAATGAAGAAGCCGGTGGTAATTTAGTTGGCTTAACACCTATTCCAACCGTACCAACAGCCATTTTTGGCGGTACCAAAGACAGCCTAGACCAGGTTCAACCTGGTGATATTGTAGCGGTTTCGGATGATCCTGCTGACATTACCCGGTCTATGCTCTTGTTAGAGAAAGCAGGTTGGATCAGCCTTGACCCTAATGTCAAGCCAATGGATATCACCGAAAATGATATTATTGAAAATAAGGCAGGCGTTGAATTCCGCTTTGTCAAACCAGCTATTATCCCTCGTAACCTAGAGGACGCAGCCTATGGTATTATCCCTGGCTCAACCTTTTATGACTCCGGCATGTCTTCAACTGATGCCCTGTTAGAGGAAGATATGCTGCCAGACCTAGAATTACAGGCAGTTACGCGCGCAGATGAAGCGGATAGCCAATGGGCCAAAGATTTGGTCGCTGTCTACCAGTCTGATGACCTGAAAGCCCGTATCCAAGAAATTAATGCAGAAAATGACCGGGTAAACTGGTTATGGCCAACCTCTCTGAAAAATAACTAG
- a CDS encoding M20 metallopeptidase family protein, whose product MFNFTTIKANFNQYLQIRHDLHQHPEASLHEDWTVAYLKKCLAKYDLEIRDVPASKSFIAILDTGRPGLTLGLRTDMDALPIQEAQKNLVQAKKVHSQVANLMHACGHDAHMAILMGTIDQINGCRDQLCGRFIFIFESGEEVAGSVGQVVDFLADYQLDYIYGNHVYNELEVGKLALDAGPVMAGGSSFGLVFHGKPGHGSRPDLAINPLFCGIDFLNSLAVAWANQLPVDQIATLGITQFHAGSANNVFPDQAYIGGSIRFFDKEVGQAAFALVDKLAQHAAAMHQCQYEKTGDGAWSNPVINDANLANQVGQKLEAIKPGLIQQDVVWYASESFADYQALAPTLFTFVGIKNDGLGSGAAHHTPEFDLDDEALVYGIAGMLAFASLNWLKD is encoded by the coding sequence ATGTTTAATTTTACTACCATTAAAGCAAATTTTAACCAGTACCTACAGATACGTCATGACCTCCACCAGCACCCAGAAGCTTCACTGCATGAGGACTGGACGGTGGCCTATTTAAAAAAATGCTTAGCCAAATATGACTTAGAAATTAGAGATGTGCCGGCAAGTAAATCCTTTATTGCGATTCTGGATACAGGCCGGCCTGGTTTGACTCTGGGCCTACGCACCGATATGGATGCGCTACCCATCCAGGAAGCCCAGAAGAATCTGGTTCAGGCTAAAAAAGTGCATTCCCAAGTGGCTAATTTGATGCATGCTTGTGGCCATGATGCTCATATGGCAATACTAATGGGCACAATTGACCAAATTAATGGTTGCCGAGACCAACTATGTGGCCGTTTTATTTTTATTTTCGAATCTGGTGAAGAGGTGGCTGGCTCAGTTGGCCAGGTGGTCGATTTCTTAGCCGATTACCAGCTAGACTATATTTATGGTAACCATGTTTATAATGAACTTGAAGTCGGTAAATTGGCCTTAGATGCCGGACCGGTGATGGCAGGAGGGTCATCTTTTGGCTTAGTTTTCCATGGTAAGCCTGGCCATGGCTCTCGCCCAGATTTAGCTATTAATCCACTTTTCTGTGGGATAGACTTTTTAAATAGTTTGGCCGTGGCTTGGGCCAACCAACTGCCAGTTGATCAAATTGCTACTTTGGGGATTACACAGTTTCATGCGGGTTCGGCTAATAATGTCTTTCCGGACCAGGCTTATATTGGTGGTTCCATTCGCTTTTTTGATAAGGAAGTGGGCCAAGCAGCCTTTGCTCTGGTTGACAAATTAGCCCAGCACGCGGCAGCAATGCACCAGTGTCAGTATGAAAAAACTGGTGACGGGGCTTGGTCAAATCCGGTGATTAATGATGCTAATTTAGCTAATCAGGTGGGTCAAAAGCTGGAGGCGATAAAGCCAGGCCTTATCCAGCAAGATGTGGTCTGGTATGCGTCAGAGTCTTTCGCTGATTATCAAGCCTTAGCCCCCACGCTCTTTACCTTTGTAGGGATTAAAAATGATGGTCTAGGATCGGGAGCTGCCCACCATACACCTGAGTTTGACCTTGATGATGAGGCCCTGGTTTATGGCATCGCGGGGATGTTAGCTTTTGCTAGTCTTAACTGGCTGAAGGACTAA
- a CDS encoding QueT transporter family protein, with the protein MNTQTQASWTTLDLTKMAMVAALYVVLTLFMAPISLAGLQLRFSEGLNFLALYNKRYIPALTLGVFIVNYFAYGPWDMVVGSAGTFIFLYLGRWLAKVIAGGLARYSKFNGNLMGVQYLVLNIIFASSMFTIALLVKFLGADQAFWTLYLSMATAEFIAMGLGGIIIYWLSQRIDFYQ; encoded by the coding sequence ATGAATACTCAAACCCAAGCGTCCTGGACAACGCTCGACCTCACTAAAATGGCCATGGTAGCTGCCCTTTATGTGGTGCTTACGCTTTTTATGGCCCCAATATCCCTAGCTGGTTTGCAACTTAGGTTTTCAGAAGGTCTAAACTTTTTAGCCCTTTACAACAAACGATATATTCCCGCCCTTACTCTAGGTGTTTTTATCGTTAACTATTTTGCTTATGGGCCTTGGGATATGGTTGTCGGCAGTGCTGGGACTTTTATTTTTCTATATTTAGGGCGCTGGCTGGCCAAAGTGATTGCTGGTGGGCTGGCACGCTATAGCAAATTCAATGGAAATCTTATGGGCGTCCAATACCTCGTGCTCAATATTATTTTTGCTAGCTCTATGTTTACCATTGCCCTACTGGTTAAATTTTTAGGTGCTGACCAAGCCTTTTGGACACTCTATTTGTCTATGGCCACGGCTGAATTTATTGCCATGGGGCTAGGTGGCATTATTATCTACTGGCTCAGCCAACGAATTGATTTTTATCAATAA
- a CDS encoding DUF202 domain-containing protein encodes MSRTDDINKRQDQAIKDQEEEIQSLSDQLAKIRTDLADERTVFAFKRTLLAGERNALAWIRTGFSIGSAGFAIGTALKNTSYGHYAFAVALVLLLLAVIAFLYAWVDYLFTVRFLKDQFKEARDGARVSKRRIIWMTCFIGLLLFTVLFAYSMLLL; translated from the coding sequence TTGTCAAGAACGGATGATATTAATAAGCGACAAGACCAAGCCATCAAGGACCAAGAAGAAGAAATTCAATCCCTGTCTGACCAACTCGCCAAAATCCGCACCGATTTAGCTGATGAGCGCACTGTTTTTGCCTTCAAGCGCACACTTTTGGCTGGTGAACGTAATGCTCTTGCCTGGATTCGCACCGGTTTTTCTATCGGCTCAGCTGGTTTTGCCATCGGTACTGCCCTAAAAAACACCAGCTATGGCCACTACGCTTTTGCTGTTGCCCTAGTCCTGTTACTGTTAGCAGTTATTGCTTTCTTATATGCTTGGGTAGATTATTTATTTACGGTACGCTTCCTTAAAGACCAATTTAAAGAAGCCAGAGATGGTGCCAGGGTATCCAAGCGTCGTATCATTTGGATGACTTGTTTTATCGGCTTATTACTATTTACTGTACTTTTCGCCTACTCGATGCTATTACTTTAA
- a CDS encoding DUF4298 domain-containing protein: MADQARIDRIKDLEAKADRLSQAIADLEGPLAAYLAVSAEGQELVDYYEGPLWQADWQADQDGQIPSDLKRGILSEDGLYNLLGENDQILADMADAVAQYHVGQ, from the coding sequence ATGGCAGACCAGGCGCGAATTGACCGCATTAAAGATTTGGAGGCCAAAGCAGACCGCCTCAGTCAGGCTATAGCCGATTTAGAAGGCCCCCTAGCAGCCTATCTAGCGGTGTCAGCAGAAGGCCAGGAATTAGTCGATTATTATGAAGGCCCTTTGTGGCAGGCGGATTGGCAAGCCGATCAGGATGGGCAAATTCCCAGCGATTTAAAGCGGGGGATTTTATCGGAAGATGGCCTCTATAACCTTCTGGGAGAGAACGACCAAATTTTAGCTGATATGGCTGATGCTGTGGCTCAATATCATGTTGGTCAGTAA
- a CDS encoding M20 metallopeptidase family protein, with amino-acid sequence MDIIKLAQAEQAALVKWRRDLHQCPELGLELPQTVAYISQQLDDLGISYDASYVNGNAIVALIEGQGDPAWSGPDRVLAMRADMDGLPIQEATGHDFASKNKNMHACGHDSHVAMLLAAAKILQANRSAFAGTVKLLFQPGEEYPGGAEPMIKEGAMENPQVTMVTGFHAGHIDPNTPAGKIGYCQGPMMASMDRFLIEVKGQGWHGAYPESSRDPIAAAGQLITAIQTIKSRNIKATTPAVVSITRVEGGYNQNIIPDKVELEGTVRAFDDQVRKKIASRLQEIATGIGQAMDVDCQLTYDYKYPAVINDPQASQILTASLKDLFGPDKLHELTDPLMGGEDFAYYLKEAPGAFFFLANPGLIDGSFHGHHHSKFDIDEDLMYMGTAAFVKMALDYLKAK; translated from the coding sequence ATGGATATTATAAAATTAGCCCAAGCCGAACAAGCAGCTCTAGTTAAGTGGCGTCGTGATCTCCACCAATGTCCGGAACTAGGTTTAGAATTACCCCAGACCGTAGCCTATATCAGCCAGCAACTAGATGATTTAGGTATTTCTTATGATGCTTCCTATGTTAATGGCAATGCGATTGTGGCGCTCATCGAAGGTCAAGGCGACCCGGCTTGGTCAGGACCAGACCGCGTATTAGCTATGCGTGCTGATATGGATGGTTTACCAATTCAAGAAGCGACCGGCCATGACTTTGCTTCTAAAAATAAAAACATGCATGCTTGTGGCCATGATAGTCACGTGGCTATGCTACTTGCCGCCGCTAAAATTTTGCAAGCTAATCGGTCAGCCTTTGCCGGGACAGTAAAATTACTTTTTCAACCGGGAGAAGAGTACCCAGGTGGCGCTGAGCCGATGATCAAAGAAGGGGCCATGGAAAACCCTCAGGTGACCATGGTGACTGGTTTCCATGCTGGCCATATTGATCCTAATACACCAGCTGGTAAAATTGGCTATTGTCAGGGACCTATGATGGCTTCCATGGACCGCTTTCTCATTGAGGTTAAAGGACAGGGCTGGCACGGCGCCTACCCAGAATCTTCGCGCGATCCGATTGCAGCCGCCGGTCAATTGATTACAGCCATCCAAACCATTAAAAGCCGTAATATAAAAGCAACCACACCGGCTGTGGTTTCAATTACTCGGGTTGAGGGTGGTTATAATCAGAATATTATCCCTGATAAAGTTGAGTTAGAGGGGACAGTGCGGGCCTTTGACGACCAGGTGCGCAAGAAAATCGCTAGTCGTTTACAGGAAATTGCTACTGGCATTGGCCAGGCTATGGATGTTGATTGCCAATTAACCTACGACTACAAATATCCTGCTGTTATTAATGACCCTCAGGCTAGTCAAATCCTGACGGCCTCCTTAAAAGACCTATTTGGTCCGGATAAGCTACATGAATTAACTGATCCTTTAATGGGGGGCGAAGACTTTGCCTACTATCTCAAAGAAGCACCAGGCGCCTTCTTCTTCTTGGCTAACCCGGGCTTGATAGATGGCAGTTTCCATGGCCACCACCATAGCAAGTTCGATATTGATGAAGACCTTATGTATATGGGGACAGCCGCCTTTGTTAAAATGGCGCTTGACTACTTAAAAGCCAAATAG
- a CDS encoding (S)-acetoin forming diacetyl reductase gives MSVEEKVALVTGAGSGIGRAIAKRLASDGFKVAVADLDEKTGQETVDQIADQGQEASFVKVDVSDRDQVFAAIAQTADKYGRFDVLVNNAGLGPTTPIDTITPEQFEKVYAINVGGVYWGTQAAVEQFDKFGNGGKIINATSQTGVVGNPNLALYAGTKFAVRGITQTTARDLAEKNITVNAYAPGIVKTPMMFDIAHQVGKNAGKDDEWGMQQFAKDITLGRLSEPEDVAAAVSFLAGPDSNYITGQTIIVDGGMQFH, from the coding sequence ATGTCAGTAGAAGAAAAAGTTGCTTTAGTTACTGGTGCTGGTTCAGGAATCGGCCGGGCGATTGCCAAACGCCTAGCAAGTGATGGTTTTAAAGTGGCAGTCGCTGATTTGGACGAGAAAACAGGTCAAGAAACTGTCGATCAAATTGCCGACCAAGGTCAGGAAGCTAGCTTTGTCAAAGTGGACGTTTCAGACCGCGACCAGGTTTTTGCAGCCATTGCACAAACTGCCGATAAATACGGCCGCTTTGATGTCTTGGTTAATAATGCTGGTTTAGGACCAACGACACCAATTGACACAATTACTCCTGAACAATTTGAAAAAGTTTATGCCATCAATGTTGGTGGTGTTTATTGGGGCACGCAAGCAGCCGTTGAACAATTTGATAAATTTGGTAACGGCGGTAAAATCATCAATGCAACTTCTCAAACAGGCGTTGTTGGTAACCCTAACCTTGCGCTTTATGCAGGTACCAAATTTGCCGTTCGTGGTATTACCCAAACGACAGCCCGTGACCTAGCAGAGAAGAATATTACGGTTAATGCTTATGCACCAGGTATCGTTAAGACGCCAATGATGTTTGATATCGCCCACCAAGTTGGTAAAAATGCCGGCAAGGATGATGAATGGGGTATGCAACAATTCGCTAAAGACATTACTTTGGGTCGCTTGTCAGAACCAGAAGATGTAGCTGCTGCAGTATCCTTCCTAGCAGGACCAGATTCTAACTATATTACTGGTCAAACAATTATTGTTGATGGTGGTATGCAATTCCACTAA
- a CDS encoding DUF3100 domain-containing protein, which yields MSSSLTAGRDWRLHALVFVSSIVAELIGPVRVPLGRFSFTLAPLIWSMILMAVIYIAPKKAVLSEKNVGHAATAMALAGGLLMAKLGVSSGASLNEILAAGLPVALQNLGEGFSSLFSLPLAILVFGMSREAIGMTFGVSREANVTLISEKYGAESAEFRGVMVNYIVGTVFGVVAVSMLVSFLSTLPFISPRSLALASGIGSASMMVGGLGTLIENYPDQAQVLEAYAAASNVVSTVIAIYTSLFIGLPFTEWWYKMLKGGKQND from the coding sequence ATGTCATCTTCCTTAACAGCTGGCCGAGACTGGCGTTTACACGCCTTGGTCTTTGTCAGTTCAATTGTTGCTGAATTAATTGGACCTGTTAGGGTGCCTTTAGGTCGTTTTTCCTTCACCCTTGCACCCTTGATTTGGTCCATGATTTTAATGGCAGTGATTTATATAGCTCCTAAAAAAGCGGTGTTATCAGAAAAGAATGTTGGTCATGCCGCTACAGCCATGGCCTTAGCTGGTGGGCTTTTAATGGCGAAACTTGGTGTTTCTTCAGGCGCTTCTCTAAATGAAATTCTGGCAGCCGGTCTACCAGTGGCCTTACAAAATTTAGGGGAAGGATTCTCTTCTCTGTTTAGTTTACCCTTAGCCATTTTAGTTTTTGGTATGTCGCGAGAAGCGATTGGCATGACCTTTGGTGTTAGTCGGGAAGCTAATGTGACTTTAATTAGTGAAAAGTATGGGGCCGAATCAGCTGAATTTAGGGGCGTTATGGTTAATTATATTGTGGGAACGGTCTTTGGCGTTGTAGCTGTTTCCATGCTAGTGTCTTTCCTATCGACACTACCCTTTATTTCGCCACGTAGCCTTGCATTAGCCTCAGGAATCGGGTCAGCTTCCATGATGGTTGGCGGTTTAGGTACTTTAATTGAAAATTATCCGGACCAGGCCCAGGTACTAGAAGCCTATGCTGCTGCCTCTAATGTTGTTTCAACAGTTATTGCTATTTATACATCATTATTTATTGGTCTCCCCTTTACTGAATGGTGGTATAAGATGTTAAAGGGAGGTAAACAAAATGACTAA